GCCGGCAACCGCTCCATCATGGGCGCCATGGTCGAGAGCAACCTCGGCGCCGGCAACCAGACCTTCCCTCAGCCCAAGGAAAACCTGAAATATGGCGTGAGCATCACCGACGGCTGCATCGACTGGGCCGCAACCGAGGCCATGGTGCGCGAGATCTACGCCACGCAGGCCCCGCTCTTCCGATAAGGCGACCCACTGTCGCGCAGCACCCGCGCTAAATCCGCCCACGCTTCCGCAATTCGTGCGTTCCCCGCCGCCGCCTTTTCTGCTTAACTCCGCCCCACTAATCCCATGAAAGCCCCCATCCGTGTTGCAGTCACCGGCGCCGCCGGCCAGATCGGTTACGCTCTCCTCTTCCGCATCGCCTCCGGCGCGATGTTCGGACCCGACCAGCCGGTCATCCTCCAGCTCATCGAGGCCCCCGTCGAGAAAGCCCTCCAAGCCCTCCAGGGTGTCGCCATGGAGCTCGATGACTGCGCCTTCCCGCTGCTCAAGGGCATCGTGCAGACCTCCGACCCCGCCATCGGCTTCAAGGACGCCAACTGGTGCCTGCTCGTCGGCGCCAAGCCCCGCGGCCCCGGCATGGAGCGCGCTGACCTCCTCAAGGACAACGGCAAGATTTTCATCGCGCAGGGCCAGATCATCGACGCTGTCGCGGCGGCCGATGCCCGGATCGCCGTCGTCGGCAACCCGGCGAACACGAACTGCATGATCGCCGCCTCGCAGGCCAAGCGCCTCCCGCCCGAGCGCTTCACCGCCATGGTGCGCCTCGACCAGAACCGCGCCCAAACCCAGCTCGCCAAGAAGGCCGGCGTGGATCTGACCGCGGTGAAGGACATCTTCATCTACGGCAACCACAGCCCGACCATGTTCCCGGCCTTCGCGCACGCGACGATCAACGGCCAGCCCGCCGCCAAGGTCATCAACGACGACGCCTGGCTGCAGGGCCCGTTCTGCGAGACCGTCGGCAAGCGCGGCGCCGCCATCATCGCCGCCCGCGGCGCCTCCTCGGCCGCTTCCGCCGCCAACGCCCTCGTGGACCACGTCCGCTCGCTCGTGACGCCCGGTGCCATCCACTCGATCGCGGTGAAGTCCAACGGCCTCTACGGCTTCGACGCCAACGTCTGGGCCGGTCTCCCCGTCCGCACGACGACCCCCGGCAGCTACGAGGTCATCACCGGCTACGCCATGGACGACTTCGCCAAGTC
The DNA window shown above is from Oleiharenicola lentus and carries:
- a CDS encoding malate dehydrogenase; this encodes MKAPIRVAVTGAAGQIGYALLFRIASGAMFGPDQPVILQLIEAPVEKALQALQGVAMELDDCAFPLLKGIVQTSDPAIGFKDANWCLLVGAKPRGPGMERADLLKDNGKIFIAQGQIIDAVAAADARIAVVGNPANTNCMIAASQAKRLPPERFTAMVRLDQNRAQTQLAKKAGVDLTAVKDIFIYGNHSPTMFPAFAHATINGQPAAKVINDDAWLQGPFCETVGKRGAAIIAARGASSAASAANALVDHVRSLVTPGAIHSIAVKSNGLYGFDANVWAGLPVRTTTPGSYEVITGYAMDDFAKSKIAATNKELVDERSFVADMIK